In Puntigrus tetrazona isolate hp1 chromosome 23, ASM1883169v1, whole genome shotgun sequence, the DNA window CTTTAAAATTCTGGACCCCTCTCCTAAAAGACACATGTTCGGACAGGTGTAAACAGTAGTCTGTTCTAGCTGACCTTTTGTGATCAAATTCAGCTGAGATCAACGTTATTTCCTTATATTTGTTCCAAAAACATTAGTTTGCTTCCAGATTTGTTTGACTTTAGATCTAGATTTGGAGTCTGTAGTCTAGACTTAAAATTTTAGCCTTCCTTTAAGCTATTCTGTTCTTTTTCCAGGTGCTCTTTTGGGAGGTGACCTCAACAATTCAAACGGAGCGTGCCCAAGCCCTGTGGGTAAGTCTTTCCTCCTACCAGCCAGACGGGCCCGATAATACCTCTTCATTTTCACCTGAATAATGCATCAGTCTGAGTCAAACTGCTTAAAATCGAAGGGCATGCTCAAGACCTGCAGAGTGGAGAGAGAGTTTTCAAACTCATCCGATAAGATCGGATCTGATCTGACTGTGATTACCAGAGTGACAGCAGCTCTATGAAGGTTGTCCCGACTCAAAAATCTGAAAGTGAGCGATCAGGCTATCGCACATCCAGCGTATGCTCACACACCTGTTTCCCCGTGACAGCTGAAGCTCACACTGTGTTCTTCGAGCATGCCTGTAAACACCCTCATGGGACCATGAGGCACGAGTGACATAAATAGTATGGGTCAACACCACTCGTCATTTTTCCTACAGCGTCCTTTCATTTTCttactttattattagttttttttttctgttttcctttcTGTTTCTGTGCCCTTGCATAATTGTCTTCCCATCCGCCTCCCCTCTCAGCTGTTCTTCATATCTCACTCACTGACATTCTGAATacccagcttaaaccagcacgCTCCGTCCCTCCCCTCCCCCTCTGCCACACTCTCTTCTCTCCTCCCAGCCAATCTTGACAGTCCCTGACAGCTGTAGGTTCTCCTGCCTCTGAACTTCAAAGAGCACATGAGTCTCTTGGACATTTTAAGTGAGCATTTATAATGTGAACATTTAATCAGTGAAGAAGCTGAAGGCCCTTGTGGAGTCACTGGAAAACACCTCCCATTTCTTGGgattgtgtgtttattatttagcaCGTTCCACGAATATGCCTTATTTAGATGTCCATTgccatttgtcttttttttttggaaagttaGAAACTAATTTCTGTTTTGtcatgtgaaatattaaatgtaaacctAAATTTATCCAAGaattaaattatacttttttttgtcagtaatttttggcaaaaaatagTCTGCTTCTTTATGTGTAACAACgatgggcaatgattaatcgcaatccaaaagaaaagtttttgtgtacataattttttgtgtacatttattatttatacataaagacgcacatatacagtatatatttagaaaatattgtatatatttatatttacatcatttatattttataaaacagaatattttataaaaacataacagttttacattttatacatacataattaatatgtatatacataataaatatacacagtacaaacaaatgtattatgtacacaaattttattttggaagattagcattattattgcctagcatacatacatttatatatgtatatgtgtgtgtgtatgctggcCAGCAATTAATTGCttccaaaatgttatttatgtttttatatatttggtatatatatgtaaaatgctAAAGTATATACAATAATTTGACTAAGTAAATTCAGGAATGCTATTTGTATATGTAGAGTgaataattttttccttttctttttctgcaacTTTTAAGAAGCTCTTAACAAACTGACTTTCTCTGTCCATTACCACTCCTTGTgtcttattctctctctctctctctctctctctctctctctctctctctctctctccgttgcCCCTCCCTTCCCTCCATTCTCAGCTGTTGCTCTGGGAATGTCAGCATTGACGTCATGCAACATTCCTACCATTCCCacgagagagagggacagagagcaagagagactaaaagaaaaaagcagtCAGACCTTTTGAAGCAGAGATTAGTAGAGGCCAGGGCTTACAACCAACACTCAAAATTATTTACTCACACAAacagcacactcacacacacacaatatttacCAGCATACTTTCTGACCCAAGTTCATAGTGTGTTTATACACATGTTTCTGTCCCAGCCCCCCACTAAAAACCAGACTGAACTTAAAGCTGTGTTTCCTGGGGCAGAGAACAGCTGAGCACGTCTCTTCTCTGCTGCCAAGGAATTGCAGCTCCCTTTGCAATCTCTTTCCATTCAGAGCTGCTGACGCGGTtgttgctcacacacacacacacacacacNNNCTGTAACCAGAGCTCAGATAGGATAAAATATCAAACTGCAAAAGTCTCTCCAGTCTCTCAAGCTcttaaatgattcataaacTGAACACCTCcactttttaaatttagtgtATTAATTTAGTTAAGTTTTTAAAGCGTCAGCTTATAGCACATTTTAGAAGCAGTGGGGGAGACTGGGCTCGGTTGGCACAGCTTTCAAAACTGTATTCAGTATCTTTGGTGTTATAAATATTAAGACCAAGCAAGGTAATAATGGAAGTGTAcaattttgagcaaaaaaaagctgattgtctaaagtgcccctattaggCCATTTCCAGTATTGCCTTTCATCCAGTGTGTAATGTAGCTGTATGTAAATTTAAACGATCTGCGAACTTATAAATCCAAAAAAActaagtttttaaataaagttattgtctttcAAATTAAAGAATCGACCCTATACAGCCTAAGCAAGTCTAATCCTTTTTCTGTGACGGCTACACGTAACGGTGTAACACATAATTTCTGACTATGTTGTATGTTGGCCGGCCACAAACAACTTGACTGATGTACACGGTAGACCAATTACATCAGACTAgaccatctgaccaatcagagcacaggaGGCTCATGGAAAGGAGGGGTTTAGAGAGAATGAAcggctttaaaaaaatttgagaATCAGTGGAAAATGAGGGgatattaaacacatattttgagaaaacaaaacaagcatgcATGTGAACCTACTGTAGGTGActcccaaaacaatattaggagcctaaaaaatggcataatagggcacttaaaacaaaaatgtttgttgttgttgataaatTGTCTTGTGACTtaccttttttatgttttatgcacGCATATATGTGgtaactttataaatgtaatgtgtatataataataataataataataataaaacataacatcttTTCATAAATTGAGACAAAAATCCAAAAGACGATTCTTATAGTCCTATATCAAAATTGGTTCCCACTTTGATTAGCTAACATagattgtaatatatatatattttttaatgtaaatagttTATGTTGTACAATGTTGCTGTATGTTGTGATAGCACCCTATTATGACCCAGAAATATACCCAGTGCCATCCAACTCTTGTAGCCAACCCTCCCCTACAGCCGCATGTTAAAATAgcattgctaaaaatatttgtagtatAAATATTTAGGATATTTCTGTTCAGCTGAGACGTCACTGTGTTACCTAGGACTAGCAAGTGACGTTTATGTTGTGCTGAGAGAATAGTGTTATTCAGTTTCAGAATGTGGGAAAACATTGGGAAAGTCcctagtctctctctctctcagccatTCTCTGAAACACAGATCATAACATACTCTGCCTTCCTCTGGAAACACTGCCCTTGAGTTTGACTACTTATCAGATCAGTTCAAACATTACATTTGCTGCAACGTCATAAacaaaatagagcaaaaacatttcaataaccAAGCTGGAAAGAAAGTCGAAGAACAGGATGAACTTGTTCCAGTTAGATACCCCGATCCCTTCCTTGTGTGCATATGCTTTTGGTGTATACGTTTCCTCCCTGAAAGGAATGTGGTTCTCCAGCCTAAAAACAAGTAACTATTAATCCTCCAATTACAACATAATAGAGTTGTAATCCCAGAAAACAGAGGATTTGGTTTGCAGCAATAACTGTTAGAAAACACATCTGCCATGGTGAGGGAGACCCTAATAGGATTATTTTCCCTAGTGGGtaattattgtgtttttccCATCAGTACAAATTACAGAAAATACGATTAAGTTCGTATATCTgaattttgtgttaaaaaaatgcaaaggtGTTTCCTGGGGTCGATGAGAAAGAAACTaagatttcaaaaaaatataccaGCTTTCTATTGACCTTTTCCTGTCTTTTCCTGGTTCTCTTTCAATAGCCAATGGTTACGTCAGTGCCAGGGCCTCCCCAGGACTACTCTCAGTCTCCAACGGCAGCATGGTAAAAGTAGTGACGGCTAAACCTCCCTCTCCATCCAGCCCTCAGATGGTGAACAGTCGTAAACCGGACCTTCGGGTCATCACTTCACAGAGCAGCAAGGGTCTCATGCAACTGGTGAGCACTTCCACATTACTCTACAGGAGCCTCAGTGGGCCAAACATTATGAACTCTCAAAGCTGTTCCATGTTATGACTTATGAAGGCTAATGTTAGAGATGGGAGTAGGTCTAGGCACTCAATGTGATGCTACAAAGGAATTTCTCACGAGGACCATGAGAGGGGGAAGTAAAGCTGTCAGATACACTGAGCtgatttgtctgtctgtctgctctcagagtgtgtgtgtgtgtgtgtgtgtgtgtgtgtgtgtgtgtgtgtgtgtgtgagtgagaccAATTACACCTGGTGTTAAGATCCATCTGGATTGATCCGATCACAAGTTGCCAGTACTATATTTTTTCACCACAATATATTACTTCATTGTAGATCAGATGTTTTAAACTTTGGTGGTATCAAGCAGCtttaaaaggaaagaaaaataaattattactatattttcattaaaatattattttaaaatcaacaagaagaaatgcattaaacatcacATTACATCGGTTTCTGCGTAATTCTCCCTAGTTAAAGTAACAGTTCcctcaaaaatgaaattctgtcatcatttacacactCAAGTAGTTCagaatctgtatgaatttcttctgccgaacacaaaggaagatgttttgaaaaaagttaGTAACCAGGCTGATTGTAAacatgttgaatatttatgatTCGTGATCGGGGTGCCTCTGACATTCTTCTGAGCAGATTCAGTGACTCTTAACACGCATCACACCACAGAAACAAAACCTGATAAGATAATCTTTACAACCACCAAGATTATAAGAACATTACCTAAGATTGTCGGAATGGGAGAAGTCAGCCCAAAATCAGCATAAATATCTTGTGGTGTGTACCCAGCCtaagtcattaaaaaataaaatgaaaaataaaaatgacagttttaaaCAATAGAAAACACTTTTATGTAAAGAGGAATGtaaaacagagagaaatatatacatatacatacacatgccaTACATACACGTGTGTATATGCAGTAATCAAAtcttgaagtggatcaaaaaacgTTTATCAAAGCATTTTGGTTTAAGGATTTATGACAACTTTGAAAAATTTTTATCCACTTCAAAAGTTGACTAGTATGTGTATGGAAATTATATATTGGGtgattatttttctattatcatttaattttttcaaaattttaagTATAGAATTTAAAGCGAGTAGTATACACAGTTATAAAGTCTGAGACTATTTCCTTGAAATCCAAACAGAAGTGGTCACTGGAGACACGTTACTGGCAGCTGTGTTCTTATCAGCTGGAAAAGAAACCAGGTGTAAAACAGAGCTTGTGTGTTGGAGTTGTAAtctctgttttctatttgtttctGGCCTCGCAGACAGATGAAGAGCTGGAGTTGGTGAGTGAGGTGAATACAGCTCAATTCTTTTGACTGTCGTGCTGTGCGGTTTCACAACGTTTGATGAATGTTGAATGGATGTTGTGTATTGAACGGTTTTTCATCTTCaccttattattttttttttttaaccaacagTTTGGTtggttaaaaaatgaattatatttatttatttgtgctgaaGAATACGGTGTTTTCATATATGATCTAATTGGTGGTCAGTGAATTGGACATAAATGCGTGCTGTTTATTCAGTTGCAGGCTGACTGCCTGATTATTGTGTACGGCTTTAAATGAATGCACACACTCAAGGCGAAATACACATATGCATGGGTTGATCTCACATGAGTCAGACACACTAGATCAAATGTGGAGCGCAGCAGAGCAGAAACCCTCACTCCAGAGATcaatttgtctgtctgtctctctcccacCTTCTTTCACTTCttgatgtcttttcctctaatGATTGTTGTCCAATGACACATTAAGTGTAGTGCATGCACATCTGAGTTTGGGGCTGGAAGGGAGGGTGTTTCAGCCATCTCAGCATCTGgatctgtgagtgtgtgcatgagCAGGGCAGACCAATGTCCAATGACTGCTGAATCATGGGAGTCTGTCGACTGAAAAAGTGCCCTTGTAGAACCAAGAGGACTCTCAAAGCGCCCGAgggctttaaatgcaaatgtatgaCACTGGTTTGCCCTGCAGACACACTCTACCCATTTTGTTATTGTGTGTTTGGTAGTGAAGTGtttaggggtttttttgcatgatTGAGAGCTGGGCTCAacaatggggtttttttgtgtggtgaaaaagtcaaattttaATTGCCCTGCCAACATTTTCaaccactttattttatttaatttctttttattatttattatgtttaattttattttatttttagcagcaTCTTGATCTAAAACGCTTTCAGACTGGCCTTATCATTGAGTTTCAggatatttatttcaatgttaaTCTAAAGGGCAGTTAAAAAAGACGGCCTGTGGAGCTGTGATTGTTCATACGAACTGTGTTAGTTATAATgagtattactattattgtgaTTGCTTTCAATAATGTTCTAAAATGTTTCATCTTCAGAAGTGTGTGTAATTTGAAGATTGGGTTCATACTAGGGGTGTAACGTACACATATTTAGATCGAAAACTTTCTTCTGGTTTGGTCTTTCGGTTTGCGTGTACcgaataaaaacagcattgtttTAACCACTGCATTGAAACATTGAAAACATCCAGTTTTATGTATCGTTACTTCTGATAGAAAACATCTTTCAAATTATGTCCTTTTTGTTGGAGGAAATTGaaacaataaatgctgttttggtgCTCTTTGATGTGGCGTGACAGATCGCTGTATAAACACCTCAGTTTAAATGGCAGCACAGAGCGCAGTCATCCCTTCTTCTTTACGACATTACTAGTTTTAATGCAAaagaaacatgaatgaacatttcATGGCTCATGTAATCGCTCAATCAGTGTTTGTAATCAGTTTGTATAAAATGTCACGTAGCATTTCATTTTCCTCAGGCAAGTTGACTCATCAGTGTCTATAGCTTGTTAGTTCTCTAGAGAAATTGTATTTAAAGTCTAATATAcaaagtctttattttaaataacatatagAATCTAGAGATGAGCATTTCATTatgtaatgtgtatttaaataaatcaatttatgacaGCCACTttgtgcataaatatatttcagcaaCAAATAGAGATAgtataatttaatgtttgtgtgcCATTACACCCCTAGTCGatacgcatacatatacattctGAAGTCATTCAGAGGTGTTCATGTCCACTTTTTCTCACTCATCTTATgttatctctctcttttcctctccctCTGGCTTTCCAGAACGCTCAGCGGTTAGGCGCCTCTCAAGTGACCCAGCCTCTTACCACACCAGTGGTTTCCGTGGCAACGCCGAGCCTCCTGACTCCATTCTCCATGCCAACCGCCTACAACACAGGTGAGAGTGACATCATAGCGAAAAGCCAAGACATCCATCACTCTGCAGGCCTGCGCACATTATCACAACTTTAGGAATCAGGGTCTTTAAAttgaaaacagtgtttttgtaAACTCTGTAATTGAATATGCGTCTTTGTTTTCATGCAGAGTACCAGCTAACAAGTGCAGATCTCACAGCCCTCCAGGCCTTCACGCCGTCGGGTGCACTGTTGCCAAGCAACATGACCACTtggcaacagcagcagcagccatcTGTATCCCAACAACCACAGCAGCAGCCATCCGTATCCCAGCAACAGCctcagcagcagcaacaacagcagcagcaaccaCAGCAGCTAACTCTGGCCTCCCTCAGTAATCTTGTGTACGTCATATGCCTTTTACAGACTCTAGGTCTCTTGCTCGCACCTACTCACACATGCACCTGGCTCTTCACTAACCACATGTCCATAGTGTGAGCCCGCATGCACCACATCTACTTCCTGTCTACAGTGTAGAGATGAGTGTTGCGCTGATATACGCCTCTCTAGTCTGAGTTTACCTTCATACTGTAAAGGTTACAGGCAAACATTTATGATTAGTTTATGCACAATATggtatgttttaataaatgtattgcaaaGAGGACatgaaataatcattaaaaaacagtttagaaggtctatatatatataNNNNNNNNNNNNNNNNNNNNNNNNNNNNNNNNNNNNNNNNNNNNNNNNNNNNNNNNNNNNNNNNNNNNNNNNNNNNNNNNNNNNNNNNNNNNNNNNNNNNtgtgtgtgtatgtgtgtgcgtataaTTTTTACCCATTATTTCTTAAATTCTAAGTTATCAGCTGCATTTTCTACCCCTCTTTTAGCCTGGTGTTTATTGTTCCTCTCTTCTAAATAATCAATTAAGGCAAGTGGAGGGCTCTGCCAATGGAtgcaaaatgattgattgagctATTGGACACACAAGCTCATGTATAGATGATTGTCTAAGGTGAAAGGTTAAGAACATCGTAGCTGTGAGGTCAAGCTCCTCAATGATTTTCATTTCCTTCTAAGGActtaaaaaatcacaatttatttCCTCTTACTCCACTATTAATCTCCCTTTGTTCAGCTTTTTGCTCTGGAAGTCGTCTTATATTTACCTAATTGCTGTGTCGGACAAACCACATAGCCAGGAGGAATGAAAACATTGTGTATTTAGTGCCAAAAAATTTgacttttcatttgaatttgacTCTGAATTTGAATTTCCAGTTTTATTGCACGTAACCTGAGGCAGCGTTCGGTTCACGCTTCAGTCTCTGAATTTGAATAAGTTAGTTTAAAGACACGTCCTGGTGAGAATGGTGGGTTGACCCTGCTGAGCTTTAGGTGTGCCACCTGGCTCTATACTGACAGCATCATCTGCTCTTTTCTGTTGGAAGCAGTCGGAGGAGGAAGAGATGGAGCTGGTGGTGAGTTTCACAGAATGCCTTTGGAAGGCTGataagctttttaaaatcacactTCTTTAACCAACAGAGCCACACTTAGCTTAGAGAAATGACTCCATTGCTTGAGATGAAGATCAACTAAACCCAACATGAACTGGATGAACTTATGAGTGTTGTGCGGGTGTCTGGTCTGCATTGTGTGTGACTCACTCTGCATGTTCGGAGCCTTTTTAAGGAAGTTTAAAAGACCCACAGTATGTCcagaaatgtatgtgtatgtgtttgggCTAAAGGAAGGATTGTTGTGGGTGTATTCGAAGAAAGGAAAATGATGAATCCTTAAAATCCCCCAAAGATGCATCAtcagtaattatttaatattcccCTAAGATTTCACCAATAAACCTggtattagttttaatattgaAGCAACATAAAAGCCTGGATCAATCAAAGCAAATTGTTAAGAAACACAATCCACATAAAACATGTTATTGCAGTCAACATATTTGAGCATTGCCCAAATTTTTATTCTCTagtgtttcttgttttttggcCTGGGCTGTGATTGCTTTACTTGTGATGATGTCGGTAAAATGATGTCGAGTCCAAAATGATGTCATCAGTTGAGGAGAATGCCAAACGCTGTCAGAGAATATTTTCACTAGCAAGAGGAAACTAACgtgaatgcattttacaaaactgaaacaaatccaGGGTTAAATTAGTACCACTATTCTGTAACATTTGCATTACACtactatttgttttataaaatacctAAATGAAACTTTTctattgatatttaaaaaaaagactgtacATAATGTCCAAACTCAATTTAGATTGAATACTTTCATCTCTCTCagctaatgtaaaaataagcaaaattgCACTGAATGGAAAacgcatttatatttatacaaaatgtatatttttgtgtgtatgtgtgtgtgtgtatatatgtgtgtgtgtgtgtgtgtgtgtgtgtgtgtgtgtgtgcactgcatGTACACACGTTTGGCTTGGGGTGACTATGTAATTTCACTGCATGCTGGATGCTTTTTGGAGAACACATTTTCGGATTCAGTAAATAAACTTAGATGTCTTTAATATCAATAGCAGTTGTTTCTCCTAAACTGCATTGGcattaaatgcttatttaagatgtttttaagttTACTGCCTCTGATTTTGCTcctgagaaaaagacaaaatttaTCTCGCATGTCTCCAGAGTTTCAGAAGAGACCACAGCGGTGTCTCAAACTGGGCTCagattaaaatttgaatttaaatatttctcaaatTTGACCACATTTTTCTCATAATTACATAGCTCTTACCCGGTGTcaataattgttcatttttttttattttttcaaatgtattttagtagAGACATCGTTGACAAACTTGAGTTTAAACTGGCATGTCCCTCCAGAGTCCCGCAGCTTTGAATTTTTCACATGGAAACTGTTTAAACAGGATAAAGTTAGTGATCAGAAGATTTTTTAGACTCTGggaataatatcataataatttttttttgatgtatgaATGTGTTTGATTTCTCTATATCCACATGCTTCAGATTAATACATATTCATTATCAAAAATTAGCAGCGATGTTGTATAAACAGTTGTGCTACGCAAGTCATTCTGTAGTGCCttctattttttattctattttcttATATTATGAAGGGGCTTCTGAATTAAAGCTGTTTAACCGATAGCAACCTGCAAAACAATTTGATTTCTAACTATAATGAATCTGCAGCGCCACTTATTGGTACAAAATTGTATTGCTACATAATTTCCACCAAAATCACACTATTCTGTTGACGGTGC includes these proteins:
- the LOC122328907 gene encoding myocyte-specific enhancer factor 2D-like isoform X1, encoding MGRKKIQIQRITDERNRQVTFTKRKFGLMKKAYELSVLCDCEIALIIFNHSNKLFQYASTDMDKVLLKYTEYNEPHESRTNADIIETLRKKGFNGCNSPEPDGDDSIDQSPLQEDKYRKSEELDILFKRYGSTVPPPTFSMPVTVPVSSQSPLPFSNPSSLVTTSFVTSTLTDPRLLSPQQPQLQRNTVSPGLPQRPASAGALLGGDLNNSNGACPSPVANGYVSARASPGLLSVSNGSMVKVVTAKPPSPSSPQMVNSRKPDLRVITSQSSKGLMQLTDEELELVSENAQRLGASQVTQPLTTPVVSVATPSLLTPFSMPTAYNTEYQLTSADLTALQAFTPSGALLPSNMTTWQQQQQPSVSQQPQQQPSVSQQQPQQQQQQQQQPQQLTLASLSNLVYVICLLQTLGLLLAPTHTCTWLFTNHMSIV
- the LOC122328907 gene encoding myocyte-specific enhancer factor 2D-like isoform X2, whose product is MGRKKIQIQRITDERNRQVTFTKRKFGLMKKAYELSVLCDCEIALIIFNHSNKLFQYASTDMDKVLLKYTEYNEPHESRTNADIIETLRKKGFNGCNSPEPDGDDSIDQSPLQEDKYRKSEELDILFKRYGSTVPPPTFSMPVTVPVSSQSPLPFSNPSSLVTTSFVTSTLTDPRLLSPQQPQLQRNTVSPGLPQRPASAGALLGGDLNNSNGACPSPVANGYVSARASPGLLSVSNGSMVKVVTAKPPSPSSPQMVNSRKPDLRVITSQSSKGLMQLNAQRLGASQVTQPLTTPVVSVATPSLLTPFSMPTAYNTEYQLTSADLTALQAFTPSGALLPSNMTTWQQQQQPSVSQQPQQQPSVSQQQPQQQQQQQQQPQQLTLASLSNLVYVICLLQTLGLLLAPTHTCTWLFTNHMSIV